Proteins from one Shewanella pealeana ATCC 700345 genomic window:
- a CDS encoding class I SAM-dependent methyltransferase: MVTSIFFNRHYPTIESACERWGLVYDPDAEFELVFEDNILTLIKRDEPKLKGISVDFVSGAVAHRRKFGGGRGQSIAKAVGLKQGVMPTVVDGTAGLGRDAFVLASLGCKVLMVERHPIVAALLEDGLRRAYEDAEIGGWMQQRMSLFHGSSIDSLADAAKASNTEVDVVYLDPMYPHREKSALVKKEMRVFQSLVGADLDADGLLAPAMALATKRVVVKRPDYADDLDGVKPSMVIATKKNRFDVYVKAAMTA, encoded by the coding sequence ATTGTGACCAGCATTTTCTTTAATCGACATTATCCAACAATCGAATCCGCCTGTGAGCGCTGGGGACTGGTTTATGATCCTGATGCAGAGTTTGAGTTGGTATTTGAAGATAATATCCTGACGCTAATCAAGCGTGATGAGCCTAAGTTGAAAGGGATCTCAGTTGATTTCGTTTCTGGCGCCGTAGCCCATCGTCGTAAATTTGGTGGTGGCCGCGGTCAATCAATTGCAAAGGCCGTTGGTCTTAAGCAAGGCGTTATGCCTACCGTGGTCGATGGTACCGCGGGTCTTGGGCGCGATGCCTTTGTGTTGGCGAGTTTAGGTTGCAAGGTGCTAATGGTTGAGCGTCATCCTATTGTGGCGGCGCTATTGGAAGATGGCCTTCGCCGCGCCTATGAAGACGCTGAAATAGGTGGCTGGATGCAACAGCGCATGAGCTTGTTTCATGGTTCGAGCATTGACTCATTAGCCGATGCTGCTAAAGCGTCTAATACCGAAGTGGATGTCGTGTATTTAGATCCCATGTATCCACATCGTGAAAAGTCGGCGTTAGTGAAAAAAGAGATGCGTGTATTTCAGTCATTAGTCGGCGCCGATCTCGATGCCGATGGCTTACTTGCACCTGCCATGGCACTCGCAACTAAGCGCGTAGTCGTAAAGCGCCCAGATTACGCCGACGATTTAGATGGCGTGAAACCAAGTATGGTGATTGCCACCAAGAAAAACCGCTTCGATGTTTATGTGAAAGCGGCAATGACGGCCTAG
- a CDS encoding MFS transporter yields MKPRTNFDDMEFTPLHRKIMLWGSGGPFLDGYVLVIIGLALQQLTPALELDAQWIGLVGAATLAGLFIGTALFGYVADIFGRKLMFMIDIIAIAVLSFATMFISSPIELVVMRFLIGIVIGADYPIATSMVAEFSPTKKRAYTMGFIAAMWYVGATAANMVGYLLYDVEDGWRWMFGSALIPCLIILLGRFHLPESPRWLLKKGRVKECKETMEKFFGPDVEISNESAEQTKYSKLFEPVYLKRILFIGIIWTCQVIPMFAIYTFGPQIIELLGFTDGKDAALGNIVISLFFMAGCIPAMYWLNSIGRRPLLIGSFGIMTASLALLGVVPDPSIWLIIGAFATYAFFSGGPGILQWLYPNELFPTEIRASAVGAVMSLSRIGTIVSTYALPIFMTTYGISPTLLVGAAISLFGLIISVFMAPETKGLTLETTSSAEFESKGAVVASNTCKTI; encoded by the coding sequence ATGAAACCAAGAACAAACTTCGATGATATGGAGTTCACTCCATTACACAGAAAAATAATGTTGTGGGGAAGTGGAGGTCCTTTTCTAGATGGCTATGTTTTGGTGATCATCGGCCTAGCATTACAACAGCTCACTCCAGCACTCGAACTTGATGCTCAATGGATAGGTTTAGTCGGTGCGGCCACACTCGCAGGCCTGTTTATTGGTACTGCCTTATTTGGTTATGTTGCTGATATTTTCGGTCGAAAATTGATGTTTATGATAGATATTATTGCTATCGCAGTGCTCTCTTTTGCAACCATGTTCATCTCCTCACCCATTGAGCTTGTCGTTATGCGTTTTTTAATCGGTATTGTAATCGGAGCCGATTATCCTATTGCTACATCTATGGTGGCGGAGTTCTCCCCCACTAAGAAACGTGCTTACACAATGGGCTTTATTGCCGCAATGTGGTACGTCGGAGCGACTGCAGCAAACATGGTTGGTTACCTACTATATGATGTAGAAGATGGTTGGCGCTGGATGTTCGGAAGTGCATTAATCCCATGTCTTATCATTCTACTTGGTCGCTTCCACCTTCCAGAGTCGCCACGATGGTTACTCAAGAAAGGTCGAGTAAAAGAGTGCAAAGAGACCATGGAAAAGTTCTTTGGGCCCGATGTAGAGATTAGTAATGAATCGGCAGAACAAACAAAATACAGCAAGCTATTCGAACCTGTTTATTTAAAAAGGATACTCTTCATCGGTATTATCTGGACTTGCCAGGTGATCCCTATGTTTGCCATTTACACCTTTGGGCCACAAATCATTGAGTTACTGGGGTTTACTGACGGAAAAGATGCCGCGTTAGGTAATATTGTCATCAGTTTGTTCTTTATGGCGGGATGTATTCCGGCTATGTACTGGCTCAATTCAATTGGCCGACGGCCACTACTAATAGGCAGCTTCGGCATAATGACTGCTTCATTAGCACTATTAGGTGTGGTGCCCGATCCAAGCATCTGGTTAATTATTGGCGCATTTGCCACGTACGCTTTCTTCTCTGGTGGACCCGGGATCTTACAATGGCTCTATCCCAATGAACTGTTCCCAACAGAGATCCGCGCATCGGCCGTTGGTGCTGTTATGTCACTTAGCCGTATCGGTACCATAGTCTCAACCTATGCTTTGCCTATTTTTATGACAACATATGGTATCTCTCCCACCCTATTAGTTGGTGCTGCAATCTCGTTATTTGGATTAATCATCTCTGTCTTTATGGCGCCAGAAACTAAAGGATTAACATTAGAAACCACAAGTTCAGCGGAATTTGAAAGTAAAGGTGCCGTAGTAGCATCTAATACATGCAAGACTATTTAA
- a CDS encoding electron transfer flavoprotein has translation MKIITCYKLVPEEQDITVTADGNLDTNKAAPKINPFDLCAVEAGVQLKSLIEGCSITAMSVGGKALENPKARKDILSRGPDDLTVVIDEKFEQLLPHQTARVLMAAAQKTGFDLIICGDGSGDLYAQQVGLQLGELLGVANINAVSKISSAEPGKLTVERSLDDEVEVLEITLPAVISVSADINEPSIPSMKTILAAAKKPVTSLTATDIELAEFPALVELVSVIAPEQKARQKIVIEGDDEQQIAQFAEHLRKALN, from the coding sequence ATGAAAATTATTACGTGTTACAAATTAGTGCCAGAAGAGCAAGATATCACAGTAACGGCTGATGGTAACTTAGACACCAATAAGGCAGCCCCTAAAATTAACCCTTTTGATCTCTGCGCTGTAGAAGCTGGAGTTCAACTAAAAAGCCTAATTGAGGGATGCAGCATTACAGCAATGAGTGTAGGCGGCAAAGCACTAGAGAACCCGAAAGCACGCAAAGACATTCTTTCCCGTGGACCAGATGACTTAACTGTCGTTATTGATGAAAAGTTCGAGCAACTTTTACCACACCAAACAGCCAGAGTATTGATGGCAGCAGCACAAAAAACAGGTTTCGACCTAATCATTTGTGGTGATGGTTCAGGCGACCTTTACGCCCAGCAGGTTGGCCTACAGTTAGGCGAGTTACTCGGTGTCGCGAACATCAACGCCGTTAGCAAAATTAGCTCTGCAGAGCCAGGCAAACTAACAGTCGAACGCTCATTAGACGATGAAGTGGAAGTCCTAGAAATAACCTTACCAGCCGTAATCTCTGTATCTGCAGATATTAATGAGCCAAGTATTCCATCGATGAAAACCATTCTTGCCGCAGCTAAAAAGCCTGTTACTAGCCTAACGGCCACTGATATTGAGCTAGCTGAGTTCCCAGCCCTTGTTGAACTGGTCTCTGTTATCGCACCAGAACAAAAAGCACGGCAGAAGATCGTTATCGAAGGTGATGACGAGCAACAGATAGCCCAATTCGCAGAACACTTACGTAAAGCACTTAACTAA
- a CDS encoding 4Fe-4S dicluster domain-containing protein — protein MSEVVNVDVKLGVNKFHVDEGHPHIILKDNPDMNEYRKLVNACPAGLYKLEDDGSIRFDSAGCLECGTCKFLCGETILEKWEYPRGTFGIEYRYG, from the coding sequence ATGAGTGAAGTAGTTAACGTCGATGTCAAATTAGGCGTCAATAAGTTTCATGTCGATGAGGGGCATCCTCATATTATCTTAAAAGACAATCCCGATATGAACGAATATCGGAAATTAGTTAACGCCTGTCCAGCAGGACTTTATAAATTAGAAGATGATGGAAGTATTCGATTTGATTCTGCTGGCTGTTTAGAGTGTGGAACGTGTAAATTCCTTTGCGGCGAAACCATTTTAGAGAAATGGGAGTACCCAAGAGGCACATTTGGCATTGAATACCGGTACGGGTAA
- the caiT gene encoding L-carnitine/gamma-butyrobetaine antiporter produces MNDKTMDVNATEVKKKKVTIDPVIFFPSLLAVILLSYLTVRDLDAANLAISEVFHYLTHSWGWLFEWYMIFMGAGWAWLTWGPYSNNRLGQEAPEFSTASWIFLMFASCTSAAVLFWGSLEVYYYVTYPPFDIEPLSIQAKELGLAYSLFHWGPLPWMGYGFFTVALGYFLFVKKMDVVRPSGTLEPVLGKHHKGFIGIFIDNVYVVALILAMGTSLGLATPLVTECIQWLFGIPRTSAVDTIVISSWIVFNAICVAFGLTKGIKIASDLRSYLSIIMLVWVFLIGATSFTVNYFTDSVGIMLELLPRMLFNTASVSEGSFPQDWTVFYWAWWVVYGIQMCIFLAKISRGRTVRELCLTMVAGLTASTWFLWTILGSNTMNLMNENLINMPQLIEQYGAARAIIETWAALPFSTITMWGFFILCFLATVTLVNACSYTLAMSTCKGADADNEPPIWVRVGWSVLVGVIGIVLLSLGGLKPLQTAIIAGGAPLIIVNVMIIISFLKDARKNNWKPVGEEA; encoded by the coding sequence ATGAACGATAAAACGATGGATGTAAATGCCACCGAAGTAAAAAAGAAGAAGGTCACGATTGACCCTGTTATCTTTTTCCCTTCATTGCTTGCGGTCATATTACTGTCTTATTTGACGGTAAGAGACTTGGATGCCGCTAATTTAGCTATCAGCGAAGTCTTCCACTATTTAACTCACTCTTGGGGATGGCTTTTTGAGTGGTACATGATCTTCATGGGAGCCGGTTGGGCCTGGTTGACCTGGGGACCATATTCTAACAATCGCTTAGGTCAAGAAGCACCAGAATTTAGTACAGCAAGCTGGATATTCCTGATGTTTGCTTCGTGTACCTCCGCAGCGGTGTTGTTCTGGGGCTCACTAGAAGTCTATTACTATGTTACTTACCCACCTTTTGATATTGAGCCTTTGTCTATTCAAGCCAAAGAGCTAGGACTTGCATACAGTCTATTCCATTGGGGACCACTTCCTTGGATGGGTTACGGCTTCTTTACTGTTGCTTTGGGTTACTTCCTATTCGTTAAGAAGATGGATGTGGTTCGTCCAAGTGGCACTTTAGAGCCTGTATTAGGTAAGCATCACAAAGGCTTTATCGGGATCTTTATCGATAACGTTTATGTTGTTGCATTGATCCTTGCTATGGGTACCAGCTTAGGTTTGGCCACTCCGCTAGTAACTGAGTGTATTCAATGGTTATTTGGTATTCCACGTACCTCGGCAGTTGACACTATCGTTATCTCTTCATGGATTGTATTCAACGCTATCTGTGTCGCTTTTGGTCTGACTAAAGGCATTAAGATCGCCAGTGATTTAAGAAGTTATTTAAGCATCATCATGCTGGTTTGGGTATTCCTTATTGGCGCAACCAGTTTCACAGTGAACTATTTCACTGACTCTGTGGGCATCATGTTGGAACTACTTCCTCGCATGTTGTTCAACACGGCTTCAGTTAGTGAAGGCAGCTTCCCGCAAGATTGGACCGTATTCTACTGGGCTTGGTGGGTCGTGTATGGCATCCAGATGTGTATCTTCTTAGCTAAGATCTCTCGTGGCCGTACCGTACGTGAACTTTGTTTAACTATGGTTGCTGGTTTGACTGCTTCTACCTGGTTCCTTTGGACCATCCTAGGTAGTAATACCATGAACTTGATGAATGAAAATCTCATCAATATGCCTCAACTGATTGAACAATATGGTGCTGCTAGGGCCATTATCGAAACCTGGGCCGCATTACCGTTCAGCACTATCACTATGTGGGGCTTCTTCATCTTATGTTTCCTTGCAACAGTGACCCTAGTTAACGCCTGTTCCTACACCTTAGCCATGTCGACCTGTAAAGGCGCCGACGCCGACAACGAGCCACCAATCTGGGTTCGTGTAGGTTGGTCTGTACTTGTGGGTGTTATCGGTATCGTTCTGTTATCACTCGGTGGCTTGAAGCCACTGCAAACGGCAATCATTGCCGGTGGTGCACCACTGATTATCGTCAACGTCATGATCATCATCTCTTTCTTGAAAGATGCTCGTAAAAATAATTGGAAACCTGTCGGTGAAGAGGCTTAG
- a CDS encoding FAD-binding protein, with protein sequence MMSKLSNIWVFSDIASRLPEMIAAGVALGEKVSTFVIGTEAEINAAFSYGATHVYYLGDKDSQKIIEDYSHTIAQTISATTENTLMLLAPTKRGKALASKLGVQLQAGVVNDVTEIDIENGVRAKHMAYGGLAIAEEKINSPVAIITLSSGVYEAQATDTTRTGEAVNVAFIEPTTAIQCVERRAKQGESVNLGKAKRVVGVGSGIGSKENLQVAAELSALIGAELGCSRPIAETEKWMERERYIGVSGVMLKPEIYFALGISGQIQHMVGALGSQTIFAVNKDKNAPIFQYVDYGIVGDINKVMPALISALKA encoded by the coding sequence ATGATGAGCAAACTATCTAATATTTGGGTATTTAGCGATATCGCTTCCCGTTTACCTGAAATGATCGCAGCTGGCGTAGCGTTAGGCGAAAAAGTATCAACATTTGTTATCGGTACAGAAGCCGAAATCAATGCAGCCTTCTCATATGGTGCAACTCATGTGTACTACCTTGGTGACAAAGACAGTCAAAAGATCATCGAAGATTACAGCCACACTATTGCGCAAACGATTTCAGCTACAACAGAAAACACACTAATGCTACTTGCGCCAACTAAGCGTGGCAAAGCCTTAGCAAGCAAGTTAGGCGTACAGCTTCAAGCTGGTGTTGTTAATGACGTTACTGAGATTGACATTGAGAACGGTGTTCGCGCTAAGCACATGGCTTACGGTGGCCTAGCTATCGCAGAAGAGAAAATTAATAGCCCTGTGGCGATTATTACCCTTAGCAGTGGTGTGTATGAAGCACAAGCTACGGATACGACTCGCACCGGCGAAGCAGTAAATGTTGCCTTTATTGAGCCAACAACGGCAATTCAATGCGTAGAGCGCCGTGCCAAGCAAGGCGAAAGCGTTAACCTAGGCAAAGCCAAGCGCGTTGTTGGTGTCGGTAGTGGTATTGGCAGCAAAGAGAATCTACAAGTTGCGGCTGAACTGAGTGCACTGATTGGCGCAGAGCTTGGTTGCTCACGACCAATAGCTGAAACCGAAAAGTGGATGGAGCGCGAGCGCTACATCGGCGTATCAGGCGTAATGTTAAAGCCTGAGATTTACTTCGCTCTGGGCATTTCAGGCCAGATCCAACACATGGTTGGAGCCTTAGGTTCACAAACAATCTTTGCCGTAAACAAGGATAAGAATGCTCCTATTTTCCAGTACGTTGACTACGGCATTGTTGGCGACATCAACAAGGTGATGCCAGCACTAATCAGTGCGTTAAAAGCCTAA
- the caiA gene encoding crotonobetainyl-CoA dehydrogenase has translation MDFKLTDEQELFVAGIRDLMAKENWESYFAECDENSQYPERFVKELAEMGIDSLLLPEEHGGFNEGMVTLAVIWEELGRLGAPTYVLYQLPGITTMLRHGSPEQIDKIMTLRGTGKQMWNSAITEPSAGSDVGSLLTTYKRRDGKVYLTGSKCFITSAAGAPYIVVMAKDADSEKPIFTEWFVDMSKPGIKMSKLPKLGLKMDSCCELQFDEFELEESDMFGIEGNGFMRVKEEFDSERFLVALTNYGAAYCAFEDAAKYANQRVQFGEAIGRYQLIQEKFAHMAIKLNSMKNMVYEAAWKCDNGTMTSGDSAMCKFYCANAGFEVIDSAMQVLGGYAIAGEHRISRMWRDIRVDRVSGGSDEMQILTLGREVLKRYR, from the coding sequence ATGGATTTTAAATTAACCGACGAACAAGAGCTTTTTGTTGCAGGTATTCGTGACCTGATGGCTAAAGAAAACTGGGAAAGTTATTTCGCAGAGTGCGATGAGAACAGCCAGTACCCAGAGCGTTTTGTTAAAGAGCTTGCTGAAATGGGTATCGACAGCTTGTTGTTGCCAGAAGAGCACGGCGGATTCAACGAAGGCATGGTAACGCTAGCGGTGATCTGGGAAGAGTTAGGCCGCTTAGGTGCGCCAACTTACGTTCTATACCAACTACCTGGTATCACTACCATGCTAAGACACGGTAGCCCAGAGCAGATCGATAAGATCATGACACTACGTGGCACAGGTAAGCAGATGTGGAACTCAGCGATCACTGAGCCAAGTGCAGGTTCTGACGTGGGTAGCTTGTTAACTACTTATAAGCGTCGTGATGGCAAGGTGTATTTGACCGGTAGTAAGTGCTTCATTACCAGTGCGGCGGGTGCGCCTTACATCGTGGTTATGGCTAAAGATGCAGACTCAGAGAAGCCAATCTTCACCGAGTGGTTTGTCGATATGTCTAAGCCAGGTATCAAGATGAGCAAGCTACCAAAGCTAGGTTTGAAGATGGACAGCTGCTGTGAGCTTCAATTTGACGAGTTTGAGCTAGAAGAGTCAGACATGTTCGGTATCGAAGGTAATGGCTTCATGCGTGTTAAAGAGGAGTTTGACTCTGAGCGCTTCCTTGTGGCCCTAACTAACTACGGTGCGGCTTACTGTGCATTCGAAGATGCGGCCAAGTACGCTAACCAACGTGTTCAGTTCGGTGAGGCTATTGGCCGTTACCAGTTGATCCAAGAGAAGTTTGCCCATATGGCTATCAAGCTAAACAGCATGAAGAACATGGTCTATGAAGCAGCGTGGAAGTGTGACAACGGCACTATGACATCGGGCGACTCGGCAATGTGTAAGTTCTACTGCGCCAATGCAGGTTTTGAAGTCATCGATTCCGCTATGCAAGTGCTAGGTGGTTACGCGATTGCAGGCGAGCACCGTATCAGCCGTATGTGGCGTGATATTCGTGTTGACCGTGTCTCTGGTGGTTCTGATGAAATGCAGATCTTAACTTTAGGCCGTGAAGTGTTAAAGCGCTATCGCTAA
- the fixC gene encoding FAD-dependent oxidoreductase FixC: MSEESFDAIIVGAGLAGCVAAYVLAKEGADVLVIERGNYAGSKNMTGGRLYAHSLEKIIPGFAKEAPIERKVTKEKVTFLTDDTGVTLDYHNGRDQTAVEESYTLLRGDFDQWLMGKAEEVGAQFITGIRVEEILTQDGKVIGVKADGDELTAKSVILAEGVNPVLGEQLGMVKRVKSDAMAVGAKELIELPQKVIQDRFNLNDDEGCAWLFAGSPANGLMGGGFIYTNKSSVSLGIVCGLHDIGSSDKTVPQMLEDFKNHAMIKPLIEGGKLIEYSGHVVPEAGIHMVPKLVDDGVLITGDAAGFCLNIGYTVRGMDLAIASGEAAAKAVLAAREKNDFSAQGLSSYQTLLEDSFIMKDLKLYKELPKFMENPRIFNEYPKMVADIMQSMFTVDGTPSQPIRKTLMKHCKEVGYMNLIKDGIKGVTSI; the protein is encoded by the coding sequence ATGTCAGAAGAATCATTTGACGCCATTATCGTAGGCGCAGGGCTTGCAGGTTGTGTTGCGGCGTACGTTCTTGCAAAAGAGGGAGCCGACGTTCTGGTAATTGAACGTGGTAACTATGCTGGTAGCAAGAATATGACCGGCGGTCGTTTATACGCTCACAGCCTAGAAAAAATTATTCCTGGTTTTGCCAAAGAAGCGCCAATAGAAAGAAAAGTCACTAAAGAAAAAGTCACCTTTCTAACTGATGATACAGGCGTCACTCTCGACTACCACAACGGTCGGGATCAAACTGCAGTTGAAGAATCTTATACCCTATTAAGAGGGGATTTTGACCAGTGGTTAATGGGCAAGGCCGAAGAGGTTGGTGCGCAATTCATTACTGGTATTCGTGTTGAGGAGATCTTAACCCAAGACGGTAAAGTCATTGGTGTGAAAGCTGATGGTGATGAGCTAACTGCCAAATCAGTAATTCTGGCAGAAGGAGTTAACCCGGTTCTTGGTGAACAACTTGGAATGGTTAAACGTGTTAAATCAGATGCTATGGCCGTTGGAGCAAAAGAGTTAATCGAGCTACCACAAAAGGTTATTCAGGATCGTTTTAACCTTAATGATGACGAAGGTTGTGCTTGGTTATTTGCAGGCTCCCCCGCCAACGGTTTGATGGGCGGTGGATTCATTTATACCAATAAAAGCTCAGTTTCATTGGGTATCGTCTGTGGTTTACATGATATTGGCAGTTCAGATAAAACTGTACCGCAAATGCTTGAAGACTTTAAAAACCACGCCATGATCAAGCCCCTTATAGAAGGCGGTAAACTGATTGAATACTCAGGTCACGTTGTGCCTGAAGCCGGTATTCATATGGTGCCAAAACTTGTTGATGACGGCGTATTAATTACCGGAGATGCTGCAGGCTTTTGCTTAAATATCGGCTACACAGTCCGCGGCATGGATCTGGCTATTGCCTCGGGTGAAGCAGCAGCCAAAGCAGTATTGGCCGCACGAGAGAAAAACGATTTTAGTGCGCAAGGTTTATCTTCTTATCAAACATTACTAGAAGATAGCTTCATCATGAAAGATCTCAAGTTGTACAAAGAGTTACCTAAGTTCATGGAGAACCCTCGCATCTTTAATGAATATCCAAAAATGGTGGCCGACATAATGCAAAGCATGTTCACCGTCGACGGCACTCCATCACAACCAATAAGAAAAACTCTCATGAAGCACTGTAAAGAAGTGGGTTACATGAATCTGATTAAAGATGGAATTAAAGGAGTGACTTCAATATGA
- a CDS encoding magnesium transporter, with product MSLPKDELPIDNSQHHSDADYETPELAMVEVSQSVEQLTNAEGEQQAELFHDMLEEAEPGTVALLLESLPLDERYERWSQVDAGERIAVLDLMRADPRNGILDEMPEAQLDLLFSQISAEDLIEWSDTLSDAMTERALSQMGERQRQHYDRYDQYSENEIGRYAEHQFLALNLTSTVSQAQRFFRRIKLDCNDHVFLLDEDDKYIGSVRRHDVFRAAPESTLESLLWEDSRSILADASLIEAAEAIEHSNELEIAVVDANGIMIGRMTLRTATALVREHYESQLMATAGMDEDDDLFAPITVGARRRAVWLGINLLTAFLASATIGLFENVLEKVVALAVLMPIVASMGGIAGSQSLTLMIRGMAMGQISSGNFMSLLKNELGIGILNGVLWAIVIGLIAGWWFSDPIIGTVIGAAILINMAVAAIAGVVVPMILQKLNQDAALSGSVILTTVTDVVGFFCFLGLASVLYLY from the coding sequence ATGTCATTGCCAAAAGATGAACTCCCTATCGATAACAGCCAACATCACAGCGACGCAGACTATGAGACGCCTGAGTTAGCCATGGTAGAGGTGAGTCAATCGGTTGAGCAACTGACCAATGCTGAAGGTGAGCAGCAGGCCGAGCTGTTTCATGACATGCTAGAGGAAGCTGAACCTGGCACTGTGGCGCTGTTATTAGAATCATTACCGCTAGATGAGCGTTACGAGCGTTGGTCTCAAGTTGATGCAGGCGAGCGCATTGCTGTACTAGATCTCATGCGTGCCGACCCGCGTAATGGCATTTTAGATGAGATGCCTGAAGCCCAATTAGACCTGCTGTTCTCACAGATCTCAGCTGAGGATTTGATTGAGTGGAGTGACACGCTATCTGATGCTATGACCGAGCGTGCGCTGTCACAAATGGGTGAGCGCCAACGTCAACACTATGATCGCTACGATCAATACTCTGAAAATGAAATTGGTCGTTACGCCGAGCATCAGTTTTTAGCACTGAATCTGACATCGACGGTATCTCAAGCACAGCGCTTCTTCCGCCGCATTAAGCTCGACTGTAATGATCATGTATTTTTGCTCGATGAAGATGACAAATACATTGGTAGCGTGCGCCGTCACGATGTGTTTCGTGCCGCCCCAGAAAGCACCTTAGAAAGCTTACTTTGGGAAGACAGCCGTTCAATTCTTGCCGATGCCAGCCTAATTGAAGCCGCTGAAGCCATTGAACACAGTAATGAATTAGAAATTGCGGTCGTCGATGCCAACGGCATCATGATTGGCCGTATGACATTGCGCACCGCGACCGCACTCGTGCGAGAGCATTATGAATCACAGTTAATGGCAACCGCTGGTATGGACGAGGACGACGATCTGTTCGCGCCGATTACCGTCGGCGCGCGCCGTCGTGCTGTATGGCTGGGTATAAACTTACTGACCGCATTTTTAGCCTCGGCCACTATTGGCTTGTTTGAGAATGTACTGGAAAAAGTGGTCGCCCTCGCGGTTCTGATGCCGATTGTGGCCTCAATGGGTGGCATCGCAGGTAGTCAGTCACTCACTTTGATGATCCGCGGCATGGCCATGGGACAGATCTCCTCGGGTAACTTCATGTCGTTACTCAAAAACGAGCTGGGTATTGGTATCTTAAACGGTGTGCTGTGGGCGATAGTGATTGGCTTAATTGCCGGATGGTGGTTTAGCGACCCTATTATTGGCACAGTGATTGGCGCTGCCATTTTAATTAATATGGCGGTAGCGGCAATTGCCGGTGTGGTAGTACCGATGATCTTGCAGAAATTGAATCAAGACGCGGCGCTATCGGGCTCGGTGATCTTAACCACAGTCACTGACGTGGTGGGCTTCTTCTGCTTCTTAGGCTTAGCCTCGGTGCTGTATTTATACTAA